The Thalassotalea psychrophila genome window below encodes:
- a CDS encoding GGDEF domain-containing protein, with translation METQQYWLAKISIFEQSLYGLFIITILFSSYFSHSSIAFLSAILGLFYLTINANMAWSPWLFDNKNWLVVNGFLVCGFLGLIKDRGVFSIHGFYRIILLGLCGFIAYLWLFTSDVFSMYLNANQYPENWGTYLPIEVPLFSVVLLLLWRSISTASLSVVALLVSTLVWGFEHYQLINLPWSIILTILVSYYILVVVIDSYSLAYRDELTGLPSRRALKQLSLSLGNSYSVSMVDIDHFKKFNDKYGHDIGDQVLKLVASKLTEVKKGGKVFRYGGEEFTIVFPRKSLEQSKQELERIRKLIANYKMVIRDPKRQTKDERTHNKTSNKKVSVTISIGVAKRTQKQDFEQTLKVADQALYKAKKSGRNNVST, from the coding sequence ATGGAAACCCAACAGTACTGGCTTGCCAAAATTTCAATTTTTGAACAATCTTTATATGGGTTGTTTATTATCACCATTTTGTTTTCTTCTTATTTTAGTCACAGTAGCATTGCCTTTCTTAGCGCAATTTTAGGACTTTTTTATCTCACTATTAATGCCAACATGGCATGGTCACCTTGGCTTTTCGACAATAAGAATTGGCTAGTTGTAAATGGATTTTTAGTCTGTGGTTTTTTAGGGCTGATTAAAGATCGCGGTGTATTCTCAATCCATGGTTTTTACCGAATAATTTTACTCGGGCTGTGTGGCTTTATTGCCTATTTGTGGCTATTTACTTCTGATGTATTTTCTATGTATTTAAATGCCAATCAGTACCCGGAAAATTGGGGGACATATTTACCCATCGAAGTGCCATTATTTAGTGTTGTTTTACTGCTGCTCTGGCGAAGTATAAGCACCGCAAGTTTATCAGTTGTGGCGCTCTTGGTAAGTACACTTGTTTGGGGGTTTGAGCATTATCAATTAATAAACCTGCCATGGAGTATTATCCTGACGATATTGGTTAGTTACTATATCCTTGTTGTGGTTATCGACTCTTATTCCTTAGCTTATCGTGATGAATTAACTGGTTTGCCATCTAGGCGTGCACTAAAACAATTATCACTTTCGTTAGGCAACTCATATAGCGTCTCTATGGTAGATATTGATCATTTTAAAAAGTTTAATGATAAATATGGTCATGATATTGGCGATCAAGTATTAAAGCTGGTTGCCAGTAAATTAACCGAAGTAAAAAAAGGCGGTAAAGTTTTTCGTTATGGCGGCGAAGAGTTCACTATTGTATTTCCTAGAAAATCGCTTGAGCAAAGCAAACAAGAATTAGAGCGCATTCGTAAATTAATTGCTAACTATAAAATGGTTATTAGAGATCCTAAAAGACAAACTAAAGATGAGCGAACTCATAACAAAACGAGTAATAAAAAGGTAAGTGTAACCATTTCAATTGGTGTCGCTAAAAGAACTCAAAAACAAGATTTTGAGCAAACACTGAAGGTTGCCGACCAGGCTTTGTATAAAGCTAAAAAATCAGGACGTAATAACGTAAGTACTTAA
- a CDS encoding beta-propeller domain-containing protein, giving the protein MNIIKSLNYLALIFLLASCGSDSSNNSNDKDQAYKIIELDTPAASTEGFRKANNADETLSTIRNNMLYSANYFYFNGASDINPEVVAAESAPTSSTDDSGSNFSKTNLIEAGVDEADRVKYDGDNLYILAEQGYGYAHVGTVGGDDVSIAEPVDNTSWYSEKSYIRIMEANENNQTIEISRIESTDNYNFQSLYLNDKQLTVFANDYHYNEVTDDWGISNYQSRESLHIFTYDTSVPAIPTLTKSIEIEGYLLQSRRIDNKLYVISSYNPNQPELTFPAPETDDEYKANEEQLAALPTEHLLPMIRFDNQDVKLLNQPEDCYIPADNTSNSVNGNIINISVFDLTAPEQYSSTCINGYYHDFYMSENAIYLTSTIWSEEHNESNTVIQQMQLNENGVDYRSTGIVPGYLGQGAKFRINENNGLVRIVTTKRVDDENDRLDHQLFLLQTNDENNQLEAIGQLPNNSRSKEIGKANEDIFAVRFFQDRVYVVTFERTDPLYVIDLSNPDDPLIAGELEIPGFSTYLHPLGENYLFGIGQEGDGRDGVKLGLFDISQLDQPKQLASTVIGDRYSWSQALYEHHAISILNTEASKYRLAFPVEVNLSDSSVGYSNWDHTGLYLFDLDLKNEQNPISNTGVIKAEQRNQERSYPYYYSNGRSVIDGDNIHYIHGPFVFSGVWQQPELAVGPQ; this is encoded by the coding sequence ATGAATATAATAAAATCACTCAACTATCTTGCATTAATTTTTTTGCTGGCAAGTTGTGGCAGCGATTCTTCCAATAACAGTAATGACAAAGACCAAGCATATAAAATTATAGAATTAGATACGCCGGCAGCATCAACTGAAGGCTTTCGTAAAGCAAACAATGCAGATGAAACGTTATCTACAATTCGTAATAATATGCTCTACTCAGCAAATTATTTCTACTTTAATGGTGCATCTGACATCAATCCTGAGGTGGTTGCAGCCGAGTCTGCACCAACTAGCTCTACAGACGATTCAGGATCTAATTTTTCAAAAACCAATTTGATAGAAGCAGGTGTAGATGAAGCCGACAGGGTAAAGTACGATGGTGATAATCTATATATTTTAGCCGAACAAGGTTATGGTTATGCTCATGTTGGTACAGTTGGTGGTGATGATGTATCAATAGCAGAGCCTGTAGACAATACTTCCTGGTATTCTGAAAAATCCTATATTCGAATAATGGAAGCTAATGAAAATAATCAAACTATTGAGATCAGCCGTATTGAGTCTACTGACAATTATAATTTTCAATCGTTGTATTTAAATGATAAGCAACTCACTGTTTTTGCTAATGATTATCATTACAATGAGGTTACTGATGATTGGGGAATAAGCAACTACCAATCTAGAGAAAGCCTGCATATTTTTACCTACGATACAAGCGTTCCAGCAATTCCAACGTTAACAAAGTCCATTGAAATTGAAGGTTATTTATTACAAAGCCGCCGCATTGATAATAAACTCTATGTAATCAGTTCTTACAACCCAAACCAGCCTGAACTAACTTTTCCTGCACCGGAAACTGATGATGAATATAAGGCAAATGAAGAGCAATTAGCAGCATTACCCACAGAGCACTTATTGCCAATGATCCGTTTTGACAATCAAGATGTAAAACTACTCAATCAACCTGAAGACTGTTATATACCTGCAGATAACACTAGTAACTCAGTAAATGGAAATATCATAAATATCAGTGTTTTTGATTTAACGGCCCCAGAACAATACAGTTCAACTTGTATTAATGGCTACTACCACGATTTTTACATGTCTGAGAACGCTATTTACCTTACCTCTACTATTTGGTCTGAAGAGCATAACGAAAGCAATACGGTTATTCAGCAAATGCAACTTAACGAAAATGGCGTAGACTACCGTTCAACCGGTATTGTGCCAGGTTACTTAGGGCAAGGTGCAAAATTTAGAATAAATGAAAACAATGGCTTAGTGCGCATTGTCACAACTAAAAGAGTTGATGACGAAAATGATAGGCTTGATCATCAACTGTTTTTATTGCAAACAAATGATGAAAATAACCAGCTAGAAGCTATTGGTCAGTTACCTAATAACAGCCGTTCTAAAGAAATAGGTAAAGCCAATGAAGATATTTTTGCGGTACGATTCTTTCAAGATCGTGTATATGTTGTGACCTTTGAACGTACAGATCCCCTTTATGTAATTGACTTATCCAATCCTGACGATCCGCTTATTGCTGGTGAATTGGAAATCCCTGGATTTTCTACCTATTTACATCCACTTGGAGAAAATTATTTATTTGGTATTGGCCAAGAAGGTGATGGTCGTGACGGCGTAAAATTAGGCTTGTTTGATATTTCGCAACTAGATCAACCCAAGCAATTGGCAAGTACAGTTATTGGCGATAGATACAGTTGGAGCCAAGCACTTTATGAGCATCATGCAATTTCAATATTAAATACGGAAGCAAGCAAATATCGCTTAGCCTTTCCTGTGGAAGTAAACCTTTCAGACAGTAGTGTCGGCTATAGTAATTGGGATCATACTGGCTTGTACCTTTTTGATCTTGATTTAAAAAATGAGCAAAACCCGATTAGTAATACAGGCGTGATCAAAGCTGAACAACGCAACCAAGAGCGTAGCTATCCTTACTATTACTCTAATGGTCGCAGTGTCATCGATGGCGATAACATTCACTATATTCATGGCCCATTTGTGTTCTCTGGTGTATGGCAGCAGCCAGAATTAGCAGTTGGCCCTCAGTAA
- a CDS encoding sulfatase family protein has translation MSLQSTFFNRALTTLVILISFNTSASGDNITKNTRPNILLLVAEDMSSHVKAFGDDIAITPNIDALAAKSIMYPNSFTTAGVCAPSRTGLITGVHQASIGGQHMRTRDYKESLYRAVPNEEIKAFPELLRKNGYYTYVSSKLDYQFSEITAHSGPFTVWDYEGSKPDWKGREQDQPFFGMYHFNISHESALFPEKVAKNVAKGIVKQIIKPKEVSVPAYYPDTKIVREALAQIYNNVSAMDRQVGAILDRLKAEGLADNTIIIWTTDHGDGLPRGKREIYDSGIKVPLVVHWPEKYQPEGISENTVNQQLISFVDLAPSILAMANVDVPSYIQGSALLADNALAKREYVFASKDRLDEQYFYERAVRSSEFKYIRNYLPNKPGGTKLAYREQLPIMGELWRTFENGEMNAAQKAWFLPRPKEELYNIKSDPDEVNNLAKDPAHQQQLAKMRAALTTWQHKVKDYSKLKEIDQANLFWPQGKQPLTPEPTISINNEGLVVLANSNNGASLGYQINRGKWRVYNQPFAVKSGDTVTAKAIRYGWQESQEINKKLSK, from the coding sequence ATGAGTTTACAGTCAACATTCTTTAATCGTGCTCTAACAACGCTAGTTATTCTGATTAGTTTCAATACTTCTGCCTCAGGCGACAATATTACAAAAAATACGCGGCCAAACATCTTATTATTAGTTGCTGAAGATATGAGCTCTCATGTGAAAGCATTTGGTGATGACATAGCGATCACACCAAATATTGACGCATTAGCAGCTAAAAGCATCATGTATCCAAACTCTTTCACTACTGCCGGTGTTTGTGCGCCAAGTAGAACAGGATTAATTACTGGTGTTCATCAAGCAAGTATTGGTGGTCAACATATGCGCACTCGCGATTATAAAGAATCACTTTATCGCGCAGTGCCAAATGAAGAAATAAAAGCATTTCCAGAGCTATTACGAAAGAATGGTTATTACACTTATGTGTCTTCTAAATTAGATTATCAGTTTAGTGAAATAACCGCTCATTCTGGACCTTTCACGGTTTGGGATTACGAAGGTAGCAAACCTGACTGGAAAGGCAGAGAGCAAGATCAACCATTTTTTGGAATGTATCATTTTAACATCAGCCATGAAAGTGCCTTGTTTCCTGAAAAAGTTGCCAAGAATGTTGCCAAAGGCATTGTTAAACAAATTATAAAGCCTAAAGAAGTGAGTGTTCCTGCTTATTACCCTGACACCAAAATTGTTCGTGAAGCGTTAGCGCAAATTTATAACAATGTATCAGCAATGGATAGGCAAGTTGGTGCCATTTTAGACAGATTAAAAGCTGAAGGCTTGGCCGACAATACAATAATAATTTGGACTACCGATCACGGTGATGGCTTACCTCGAGGCAAACGTGAGATTTACGACAGTGGTATAAAAGTTCCTCTAGTTGTACATTGGCCTGAAAAATACCAACCTGAAGGTATCAGTGAAAATACCGTAAATCAGCAATTAATCAGTTTTGTCGATTTAGCACCTTCAATTTTAGCCATGGCTAATGTAGATGTACCTAGTTACATTCAAGGTTCAGCCTTATTAGCAGATAATGCACTAGCTAAACGTGAATATGTATTTGCTTCAAAAGATAGACTTGATGAACAATATTTTTATGAACGCGCCGTTCGAAGTAGTGAATTTAAGTACATTCGTAACTATTTACCGAATAAACCCGGAGGTACAAAATTAGCCTATCGCGAGCAGTTACCTATTATGGGCGAGTTATGGCGCACGTTTGAAAACGGTGAAATGAACGCAGCTCAAAAAGCTTGGTTTTTGCCAAGACCCAAAGAAGAATTGTACAACATAAAAAGCGATCCAGATGAAGTAAATAATCTTGCTAAAGATCCTGCACATCAGCAGCAATTAGCTAAAATGCGTGCTGCACTCACTACTTGGCAGCACAAAGTAAAAGACTACAGTAAATTAAAAGAAATTGACCAAGCAAATCTATTTTGGCCACAAGGTAAGCAACCTCTTACTCCTGAGCCAACAATTAGTATCAATAATGAAGGTTTAGTTGTACTAGCAAATAGCAATAATGGCGCATCACTTGGTTATCAAATAAATAGAGGAAAGTGGCGTGTTTACAATCAACCTTTTGCCGTTAAAAGTGGTGATACGGTAACAGCAAAGGCGATACGTTATGGCTGGCAAGAAAGCCAAGAAATCAATAAAAAATTAAGTAAGTAG
- the fucP gene encoding L-fucose:H+ symporter permease, with protein MSDLNAKSQLSNKNNVEQGLSYNFTLVILTSLFFMWGFVACLNDILIPHLKNVFDLNYTQAMLVQFCFFSAYFLVSIPAGNIVKKIGYKSGIVTGLFIAGLGCLTFYPAASTQSYPVFLLALFVLASGITFLQVSANPYVTLLGPVKTASSRLTLTQAFNSLGTTIAPLVGGAFILASVALGVEEIAQLPLAEQAMVKTEQANSVKYPYLVVASILFSLAIIFIALKLPNLHRNEVDNPQHSLERKISIWKTPHLLLGAGGIFVYVGAEVAIGSLIINFLGEDHIAGISQSQAANYVAYYWGGAMVGRFVGAALMRYIAANKILTFNALAAMCLVLTAVLGEGTLAMWAILSVGLCNSIMFPTIFSLGIQDLGKSTSQGSGIMCLAIAGGAIVPMIQGILADLIGIQLAFIVPVFCYLYIVFYGVKGASIRLDK; from the coding sequence ATGTCTGACTTGAATGCTAAGAGTCAATTAAGTAACAAAAATAATGTTGAACAAGGCTTAAGCTATAATTTTACGTTAGTTATTTTAACATCTTTGTTTTTTATGTGGGGCTTTGTTGCTTGCTTAAATGACATACTCATTCCACATTTAAAAAATGTATTTGATTTAAATTACACGCAAGCAATGTTGGTGCAATTTTGTTTTTTTAGTGCTTATTTTCTGGTATCAATTCCAGCTGGGAATATTGTAAAGAAAATAGGCTATAAATCGGGGATCGTTACTGGGTTGTTCATTGCTGGGCTAGGCTGCCTCACTTTTTACCCTGCTGCATCAACACAATCTTATCCTGTGTTTTTATTAGCCTTGTTTGTATTGGCTTCCGGAATTACTTTTTTACAAGTTTCTGCAAACCCCTATGTAACTTTACTCGGCCCCGTTAAAACTGCATCGAGTAGGTTAACATTAACCCAAGCATTTAATTCACTAGGTACAACGATAGCACCATTAGTAGGTGGTGCCTTTATTTTGGCATCAGTAGCACTTGGCGTTGAAGAAATTGCCCAATTACCTTTAGCAGAGCAAGCCATGGTAAAGACCGAACAGGCAAATTCTGTCAAATATCCTTACTTAGTCGTTGCCAGTATTTTATTCAGTTTAGCAATTATTTTTATCGCACTGAAACTGCCAAATTTACATCGAAATGAAGTTGATAACCCGCAGCATAGCTTAGAAAGAAAAATCTCAATTTGGAAAACCCCACACCTGTTATTGGGCGCTGGGGGGATATTTGTTTATGTTGGTGCTGAAGTTGCAATTGGGAGCTTGATTATTAACTTTTTAGGCGAAGATCATATCGCTGGAATTTCTCAATCTCAGGCTGCAAATTACGTTGCCTACTACTGGGGCGGCGCTATGGTTGGTCGCTTTGTTGGCGCTGCTTTAATGCGCTACATTGCAGCAAATAAAATTCTAACGTTTAATGCGCTGGCAGCCATGTGCCTAGTATTAACTGCAGTACTAGGAGAGGGGACACTTGCAATGTGGGCTATTTTATCAGTTGGCTTATGTAACTCAATTATGTTCCCTACTATTTTTAGTTTAGGGATTCAAGATTTAGGGAAGTCTACAAGTCAAGGCTCAGGAATTATGTGTTTGGCAATTGCTGGTGGAGCAATTGTGCCAATGATTCAGGGGATTTTGGCAGATTTAATTGGCATTCAATTAGCATTTATTGTGCCTGTTTTTTGTTATCTATATATTGTATTTTATGGTGTAAAAGGAGCGAGCATTAGGCTCGATAAGTAA
- a CDS encoding methyltransferase domain-containing protein produces the protein MIPNIDTVEPHSSLLTEYLAEVKKLSTELSVLDLACGSGRNGLYLASNDISVTFADRNKMSLDKISDTSVNSVPSGKTELWQVDFEDENTSPLSDKCFSAVIVYRYLHRPLFESIKTSIQPGGLVIYETFTTEHPQFGRPKNPNFLLKHNELLQQFSGWEVLHYFEGIVSKGEGQGSQAIAQIVARKP, from the coding sequence ATGATACCTAACATTGACACCGTTGAACCACATTCATCATTACTGACTGAGTATTTAGCAGAGGTCAAAAAGCTCAGTACAGAACTTTCTGTACTCGATTTGGCTTGTGGCAGTGGTCGAAATGGTCTGTACTTGGCTAGTAATGATATATCGGTTACTTTTGCAGATAGAAATAAAATGTCGTTAGACAAAATTTCAGATACAAGTGTAAATTCAGTGCCTTCTGGAAAAACTGAGCTATGGCAAGTGGACTTTGAAGATGAAAATACCAGTCCTTTATCTGATAAATGCTTTTCTGCAGTTATTGTATACCGCTATTTACATCGCCCCTTGTTCGAAAGCATCAAAACATCAATACAACCTGGTGGTTTGGTTATCTATGAAACCTTTACTACAGAACACCCTCAATTTGGACGACCTAAAAACCCAAACTTTTTATTGAAACACAATGAATTATTGCAGCAGTTTTCGGGTTGGGAAGTGTTGCACTACTTTGAAGGCATTGTGAGTAAAGGCGAAGGACAAGGCTCACAAGCGATAGCACAAATTGTAGCTCGGAAACCTTAG
- a CDS encoding endo-1,4-beta-xylanase, with the protein MKSFKAVLFTSLLLGGMPSQAESSPAENNIKPADGRRYKDIVADKYPENVYIGGTIQYGELFGPKGQLLNDEFSYITPANIYKQSHIHSAPGKWQWQKPDHWIAVAKQNNQLVRIHGPISPQVSKWAKNDKRTAVELETNLIEFMGALAARYNNEPHVKWLDVVNETITEEGTWFGPKPGVTEWENPWTTMGFITDIPEQFPLLKKLGVPKYIVRSFIEANKYAPNLKMVINQHRMTTPESIALMKELVIYLRTLGLRVDAIGWQAHFRAEYTEFSDINSEAINTFDQLIKWSHANNFEFHVTENNIHLNKNEAYQAELVGKAYANIVQTLLNNRKTGVVSWNAWTITDGPHFRNQKTTTTGIWNENYQPQKAYYDIQKVLEQSK; encoded by the coding sequence ATGAAAAGTTTTAAAGCCGTATTATTTACTAGTTTGTTATTAGGCGGTATGCCTTCGCAAGCTGAAAGTTCGCCTGCTGAGAATAATATAAAGCCAGCAGATGGTAGACGTTATAAAGATATAGTGGCTGATAAGTATCCTGAAAATGTATATATCGGTGGCACCATTCAATATGGTGAATTGTTTGGCCCGAAAGGGCAGTTACTAAACGATGAATTTAGCTATATAACTCCAGCCAATATTTATAAGCAGTCGCACATTCACTCAGCTCCAGGTAAATGGCAATGGCAGAAACCAGATCACTGGATTGCTGTTGCTAAACAAAATAATCAGTTGGTGCGTATACATGGACCAATAAGTCCACAAGTTTCCAAATGGGCAAAAAATGATAAAAGAACGGCTGTAGAGCTAGAGACTAACCTAATTGAATTTATGGGCGCATTGGCAGCACGTTATAATAACGAACCCCATGTAAAGTGGCTGGATGTAGTTAACGAAACGATCACCGAAGAAGGTACATGGTTTGGCCCTAAGCCAGGTGTTACCGAGTGGGAAAATCCATGGACAACTATGGGGTTCATTACTGATATTCCTGAGCAATTCCCTTTATTAAAAAAACTTGGTGTACCTAAATATATTGTAAGATCATTTATTGAAGCGAATAAATACGCGCCAAATTTAAAAATGGTAATTAATCAACATCGGATGACAACGCCAGAATCAATAGCATTAATGAAAGAGTTAGTGATCTACTTAAGAACTTTAGGTTTAAGGGTTGATGCCATTGGCTGGCAGGCACACTTTCGCGCAGAGTATACCGAATTTTCAGACATTAATAGTGAAGCGATTAATACATTTGATCAGTTGATTAAATGGTCACATGCCAACAATTTTGAATTTCATGTGACAGAAAACAACATTCACTTGAATAAAAATGAAGCATATCAAGCTGAACTCGTAGGTAAGGCTTATGCCAATATTGTGCAAACACTGTTGAACAATCGTAAAACAGGTGTGGTGTCATGGAATGCTTGGACGATAACTGACGGCCCACATTTTCGTAATCAAAAGACTACAACTACTGGTATTTGGAATGAGAATTATCAACCGCAAAAAGCATATTATGATATTCAAAAAGTTTTAGAGCAGAGTAAGTAG
- a CDS encoding LacI family DNA-binding transcriptional regulator, whose amino-acid sequence MNSKVTIREVAALAGVSVKTVSRVLNKEPNVRPIMQDKVNSAVAQLNFKPNPQARGLRGNKTFILTLLYSNPNPDYILEIQNGAMAQGNAEGYNLQIFPCDHKDENIIETIRTFLDASPQDGVILTLPLSDNHQLIELLENKDIPYTRISPLHSEHNSPFVGSDDQKAAYDMTKYLISLGHTDIGFIKGHPDHSDTDKRYAGYKQALKEYNIYLNEQLIKQGLFTFESGEDCARQLLAQEHKPSAIFASNDCMAAGVLKVSKQLNLAVPADLTIAGYDDTSVSQQVWPAITTVKQPIHLLGQIATQKLICKIKQNTWDEIKSIFECELVIRDSSSICKN is encoded by the coding sequence TTGAATAGTAAAGTTACAATTAGAGAAGTCGCCGCTTTGGCTGGTGTGTCAGTAAAAACTGTATCTAGGGTGCTGAATAAAGAGCCTAATGTTAGACCTATTATGCAAGATAAGGTTAACTCTGCAGTTGCCCAGTTAAACTTTAAACCGAACCCTCAGGCCAGAGGTTTAAGAGGCAACAAAACCTTTATACTCACCTTGCTATATTCTAACCCTAATCCTGATTATATACTCGAAATACAAAATGGGGCCATGGCGCAAGGAAATGCGGAAGGATATAATTTACAGATATTTCCTTGTGACCATAAAGATGAAAACATAATTGAAACTATAAGAACATTTCTAGATGCTTCACCACAAGATGGTGTAATTCTAACCTTGCCGCTTAGTGACAATCATCAATTAATTGAACTTCTAGAAAATAAAGACATTCCATATACGCGGATTTCACCACTTCACAGTGAACATAATTCACCATTTGTAGGTAGTGATGATCAAAAAGCAGCATATGATATGACTAAATACTTGATATCTTTAGGTCATACAGATATCGGTTTTATTAAGGGTCATCCTGATCACTCTGATACCGATAAAAGATATGCTGGCTATAAGCAAGCTCTTAAAGAATATAATATCTACCTAAACGAACAATTGATTAAGCAGGGGCTTTTTACTTTTGAATCAGGTGAAGATTGCGCAAGGCAACTACTTGCACAAGAACATAAACCTTCTGCAATTTTTGCTAGCAACGATTGCATGGCAGCAGGGGTATTAAAAGTATCCAAACAGCTTAACTTAGCCGTCCCCGCAGACCTTACCATTGCAGGTTATGATGATACCTCAGTATCACAGCAAGTATGGCCTGCAATTACCACAGTAAAACAACCAATTCATTTACTTGGCCAGATAGCAACACAAAAGCTTATTTGTAAAATAAAGCAAAATACTTGGGACGAAATAAAGTCGATATTTGAATGTGAGTTAGTTATCAGAGACTCCTCAAGCATTTGCAAAAATTAA
- a CDS encoding ribonuclease H family protein, giving the protein MAKKYYVVWKGEKTGVFNDWSTVQSLTSGRADAQFMGFPSKDEAQQAFQSTYSKALMKRSLTKTPNQSSPPTTTSKPVSKLKATSPAKVADLNIYCDGACSPNPGKSGTGMAVYEKDTLIELWYGLHQVMGTNNTAELNGMLEAFRYAAPHIAKGKTVQVLSDSKYSIDCITKWAKGWQAKGWTRGKNEEIKNLEIIKEGFSLYEQLKTNLIIKHVKGHANIEGNELSDRMAVLARKKKQLGFIQYIDTLDINSILAMESG; this is encoded by the coding sequence ATGGCTAAAAAATATTACGTAGTTTGGAAAGGCGAAAAAACAGGCGTCTTTAATGACTGGTCAACAGTGCAATCATTAACATCTGGAAGAGCTGATGCACAGTTTATGGGCTTTCCATCAAAAGATGAAGCACAACAAGCCTTTCAATCTACCTATAGCAAAGCATTGATGAAGCGCTCTTTAACAAAAACGCCTAATCAATCTTCGCCCCCAACCACTACATCAAAACCGGTAAGTAAACTTAAAGCGACTTCGCCTGCGAAGGTTGCAGATCTTAATATTTATTGTGATGGTGCATGCTCACCCAATCCAGGCAAGTCAGGAACAGGTATGGCTGTTTATGAAAAAGACACATTAATTGAGCTTTGGTATGGGTTGCATCAAGTTATGGGCACTAACAATACCGCGGAGTTAAATGGCATGCTAGAAGCATTTCGTTATGCTGCCCCACATATTGCTAAAGGGAAAACGGTACAAGTACTATCAGATTCAAAATACTCAATTGATTGCATTACTAAGTGGGCAAAAGGGTGGCAGGCTAAAGGCTGGACTCGCGGTAAAAATGAAGAAATTAAAAACCTTGAAATCATTAAAGAGGGTTTTTCTTTATATGAGCAACTAAAAACTAACTTGATAATTAAGCATGTAAAAGGTCATGCCAACATTGAGGGCAATGAGCTTTCCGATCGCATGGCAGTATTGGCGAGAAAGAAAAAACAGTTAGGCTTTATTCAATATATAGATACATTAGATATTAATTCAATTTTAGCAATGGAATCTGGTTAA
- a CDS encoding VF530 family protein — protein MSTVAEQQNNPLHGLKLDVLVNELVDHYGFEILAAYTNINCFKTNPSITSSLKFLKKTEWAREKLEDFYLYKFKRMPKPDDKEFEMPPRARGFRDGLEAREPLALTLEHAEEVRVKKAEKTRERNAGKFDPWAKHK, from the coding sequence ATGAGTACAGTTGCAGAACAACAAAATAATCCGTTACATGGTTTAAAGCTTGATGTGTTAGTTAATGAATTAGTCGATCATTATGGCTTTGAAATTTTAGCTGCGTATACCAATATCAATTGTTTTAAAACCAACCCAAGTATCACTTCAAGTTTAAAATTCTTAAAGAAAACTGAATGGGCTCGAGAAAAACTCGAAGACTTTTATTTGTATAAATTTAAAAGAATGCCAAAGCCTGACGACAAAGAGTTTGAAATGCCACCAAGAGCTAGAGGGTTCAGAGACGGATTAGAGGCAAGAGAGCCACTTGCGTTAACACTTGAGCATGCAGAAGAAGTTAGAGTGAAAAAAGCAGAAAAAACACGTGAACGTAATGCTGGAAAATTTGATCCTTGGGCGAAACACAAGTAG